A single region of the Thermoplasma sp. Kam2015 genome encodes:
- a CDS encoding DUF1947 domain-containing protein, whose amino-acid sequence MTSKHFISKKEAKRIWEAMATYGIDISGENLEVATLKSISAYYIGGKPMIFQNERIIPSVYLLNYRNPSKSIVTVDEGAEPHILNGSDVFAPGIVSMDSNIRKGDMVFIKSIKGYFIAVGLAEMDADDVMKTRKGRAVHIIHFPDDDMIRAFS is encoded by the coding sequence ATGACATCCAAGCATTTCATATCGAAGAAGGAAGCGAAGAGGATCTGGGAAGCCATGGCGACATATGGCATCGACATATCCGGAGAGAACCTGGAGGTGGCAACTTTGAAATCAATATCCGCCTATTACATCGGTGGAAAGCCAATGATATTCCAGAATGAGAGGATAATCCCGAGCGTGTACCTCCTCAACTACAGAAACCCGTCCAAGAGCATCGTAACAGTTGATGAAGGGGCTGAGCCCCATATACTCAACGGAAGCGATGTATTTGCCCCGGGCATAGTCTCCATGGATTCGAATATACGGAAAGGCGACATGGTATTCATAAAGAGCATAAAGGGATATTTCATCGCCGTGGGCCTGGCTGAAATGGATGCTGATGACGTCATGAAGACGAGAAAGGGCAGGGCAGTGCACATAATACACTTCCCTGATGATGATATGATCAGAGCTTTTTCCTAG